TGTACTACCTGAGTCCGTGGGAAGGTCACCGGGTGTGGACGGAAGCGCACGGTGGCGCGTTGGAACTGTTCCGAGCGGATGAGAACCTGCTGCCGGTTTTCCCCGTGAAGGATAAGGTCTACCCGCGTAACAACCAGCTGGTGTTTTTCAAAGTAAGCGAAAAGTCTTTCCACCAAGTCGGCGAAGTGACCACCTTCGAGTACCCCCGGCTGACCATCAACGGATGGTTCCACGGTCCCATCGATCCGCACCACGTGCCACATTCTTCCATCATCATCGACACGCACTATTTCGCCCCCGTTGCGGACGAGATCCAACTCTCCGAGTGGGTCAACAACGTCTACCTAATCGACGAAGTCAAGCTCAACATCCAGAAAAAGGTGGAAATGTTCTCCGAAGTCTCCCTCGAAGAGTTTCTCACGCCAGAAATCTTCACCGTCATGAGTAACACCCTCCGCAAAACCCCCGACGTCAACTGGACCATCAAAGGGCCCGCCCACCTGCGCAAGTACGAAGTCCTCGACTTTAGCTCGCTCAAACCAGGCCCCCTCCAGGACCTCTACAAGCTGTTTACGTGCGACGCAATGTTCCGCCTGCTGCTCGAGTACACCGAACTCGACCTGTCCGGCCCCAAGGCCAAAACGCCCACCTGTGCCATCGAGTTGCAGCGCTGGCAGAAGAGCTGCTACACCGTCCTCGGCGATCCGTCCTCGTACTCGGACTGCGCGCTCGACCTGCTGTTCTTCCTGAACGCCCAGGACAACGTCGGCGTGGTGACGTACCTGGTTCCGGAAGGTGACCAGCGCCCGAGCAGCAACTCCGCgggcgatgacgacgacgatggggATGAGGACGACCCGGTCCTGCTCACCGTTTATCCCAAGAATAACGTACTGAACGTGGTTTACCGGGCCGAGGGAACCACCAAGTTTACCAAGTACGTGTCCCGGAACGTGTTTCTGGAGCAGGAACAGCTGCAGctgaagcagcagcaggagcAGCGTCGGGAGGAGGATAAGAAGGAGGAAGGCGACGAGGACGAAGACGACCAGCAGAAAGCGGGACATCCGTACACGTACATTTTGGCGTGTAGTTACAAGGAGTGAAAATAAAAGGTTTTCTTGAGCAAAAAGTtaaattggttgtttttttctttcttttcttggTGTCCAGTACGAAATTCCAGTAGTTTCAGAAACAAAAGGATATCAAGTCGAATTTCACCCTTTCTTCCCACTTCTTCACAGACACCATCCACATCTACGCGACGCTGGCCTTCATCGTGGTCATCATCGTGATCGGCGTGCCGATGTGGTGGAAGACGACCGAGGTGTACCGGGTGTCGCTGCCGTACGCCGAGATCGAATCCCTCGACGCCGCCCCCATCAAGGCCACCATCCGGATGGGGCTGTTTGTGGGGTCGTCCCGCGAGCGGCGCGACATTTTGGCCTTCGAACTGCGCAAGAAGTTTGAGAATAATTGTGAGTTTTTGCTTGATCTTTTGATGTAGAGTCGATCTTAACCCAACCGTTGGTATTGCAGTTGTGTTCAACCTTGAGCTGGAGGACTTTACCCTGGAACCGGAGGTTATGAAGGCCGCCAAGACTCCGGCAGCACTCGAGGCGGCAATTTTGAAGCGTTATCCACTTGGGTTGGGTGAATTCGTTCTGATCGAGTGGTCAAAGTTAGGCGAGGACGTCCTGGTGACCTCCGAGCGATCGGCGTTCATATCCGAGAGTGCAAGTGAGTTGATCGTCTTCATCTAGGTCAACAACGATCAGTTGACCCTTGTTTCGTTACAGCTTCCTTGAAGATCTACCAAGTCCTCTCCTCGTGGATCCTCCAAGAGTACAAACTGAAGGCGATCCTCGGCTCGAAGGACATGCAAACCACCAAAGGTCGTCAGCTGCGTCTCAACACGGCCCCGATGCAACCGCACTACGAAGTGCTCATCTCCGTCATCAACCCCCGCCCGGACGTTCAGCGAGTTCACTGGAACGCCCGCGCAGCCGCAGAAAACTACATCGTGCCCTTCCTCACCGAACTCTCCACGATCGCCAACTTCACCGTCAAGACCCAGTGGGCGTACCAGGTCGAGATCCAAAACTCCCCCCTCAAACAGGTCCAGGACGATTCCAAACTCCGCCGGCACTACGCCATCACGGAGGACGTCCTCCCGCACGTGATCACCTCCTTCGAGAAGAAGCTCGGCAACCAAATCTCCAACGATCCCGCAATTCACCTGGTCGTGTACGTCCCCCCTTGCGAACTGGCCCCACTTCGAATCTACCGCAAGGACGGGACGCGCGCTTCCGCCGATAACGTGGAGGCGTTCACCTCGGCCAAGTGGGGTGGAATCGTGCTGGCCAACCCGAAGGACGAAACCATTCTGAACTGGTTGAACAGCTCGGAGCACTCGGAGGTGTACGTGAGCTCGCAGGACGTGATGCCGGCGATGTTGTACCAGCTGAGGAAGATCTTCGATTTGGAGAATAATGTGAGTAGCGagcatctttaaaaaaatctacaaatttgtatgacGCAATCTCACTTCTGGGGGATCGTTCCACGTggccttcaaatttaaaatagtcgtaaaaaacgttaatttaaaaaaaaaataaacagttaggaaccatccataaccacgtggacactttttcggaaatctaaaaaaaaatctatgatttttaaattttttaaagattccaaaaattttaaaaaacataaaaaaaataaaattattacaattctaaaacaaattagaaacacaaaaaaatcctaaaattttaaaaactctataaaactataaaaataaaaataataaaaatgtcaaaaatatgaatattcTTAAAACgctcaaaattccaaaagttcaaaaattcttaaaatttgcaaaactttaaaaattatgaaaatttctaacaaaattgaacaatttttttttttccctgggccttgtaaagtcaaggggcatgatttgatcctagtgcattagttaaaatttgggtatacattcttttttataagcactatggacaccacttcatgctacgagaactcgctttgtcgcagccccagggcttaagcgttgaccgaaaagctgtcttcgtgaactaggtagttctccgatagtgaaaatatcacaattgcacaagacaccgctgcttctgtgactttttcactatcacaatgtgggatttaggttgggacttcaggatagtacaattgtgttgttgcttagcattagcatttaaaataaatctgtatcctttacaaatctatttgatgttcaagttagttagttagttaagttaaagtaatgctgtcaataaactttgattgatgtagaatactaggcattcttttatgtcaaattgtccatagagtctcgatcaatcaacaatgtaatgatatcggacaaaattcgttgatctgttgaactaacggttttcggattatgattgtatcgaccattgttgcgaatcgaggaactacggatcttttgacgtaaatggtcatttctttttaaattcgcGATTTcaatcctatttgtatatcagttcacaaatttttattgttttttgatagaagtagtactgcaacagttaaaggaacgtttagttttgaacattaagtttataagattttagtttgaaattaagattttcaatccaaagtagttagcaaatgaatatttggacttaaatgaataattgaataagttggacttatgaataacatacaactgtgcatttattctagattcagatccatacagcgtcagtgtttatttggtcgaagtgaactaattcattggcagatctggttctagttgtaatgtacgacaagactactgacggacgtgacaggacgagggcccagtttagaggtttcgacatcaacgatgtgcggctggatcaccctcccaaaaaaaaaaaaaaaaaaaaaaaaaaaaaaaaaaaaaaaaaaaaaaaaaaaaaaaaaaaaacttaacaaaattgaacaattttttttttaattttaaaagttgtaTGATtcctaaaacagtttttttaacgtcctaatttttaaataatcttacaattgctagaaatttaaaaaagttaaaattctaaaatattttaaaaaaatcttaaatctaaaaattctaaaaaattataaaaaaaataaaattcaaaaaaaaatctgatcattctaaaacaaaatagaattactaaaaattcctaaaaattttaaaactctaaaaaaaaataaaaatgttaaaaatatgaaaattcttaaaacgctcaaaatttcaaaagatcaaaaattcttaaaattacgCAAAACCTTTTAAgtcctaaaaaatttaaaaaaaatattcctaaaattgtttttttatttcccaatttttaaataatcttacaATTgttagaaatattaaaaaagttaaaattcttaaatattaaaaaaaacttaaatctaaagcttcaaaaaaaaacattaaaaaaatttaaaaaaaataaaattttgaaaattcttaaacaaattaGAAACACTAcaattcctaaaattttcaaaactcaaaaaaaatgtcaaaaatatgaaaattcttaaaacgctcaaaatttcaaaagatccaaaattcttaaaattactcaaaaccttaataattatgaaaatttctaaaaaaattaaactatttgaatttttgggaatctatgacatttccccgaaacccacattcccgaagagacatttccccgaatgccacatctccgaaaagacactttcccgaaatgtcacttacccgaaaatcatttccccgaacaatccatttccccgaacggccacatccccgaatggcgacttcccctaaaaaccattttcccgaatggccacttcccctaattttccacatccctgaaaatcattttcccgaatgaccatatccccgaacggccatttccccgaacgccacttccccgaacccggtcaagcgggtatggccgttgcccagaaccgcgcgcgcggttctgggcaacggccatacccgcctgaccgggttcggggaagtagcGATCAATAAAGTATCATATCCACAATTGAACGTTCAAAAATTCCGAGCTTCACTtgcattttgaatattcaaattgatgtaagtgcgacaactggccaaagggatttcaggtcagaacgtgtttgacacacgTTCAGGCCTGACTACtgcaaaaatttgtaattattaCTCGGGACCTTGGCAACTaaaatcaaccaaacttcgggacaatgcacagaatggtcaaccaaacaaaacgtgtttgactctatttttcgtttattcaaggccAGAAATTAAAACggccgttttgcgatgcctgtccgtcgggtcgcatgttttttcgcgtcgttcgtcgtcggtgagtttgtcgggtgagtgcgcgcgtgtgtgtgtgtgtgaagttgcggctggctctggttgaaaaatgacagttgagccagtccgttttgcgatgcctgtccgtcgggtcgcatgttttttcgcgtcgttcgtcgtcggtgagtttgtcgggtgagtgcgcgcgtgtgtgtgtgtgaaggtgcggctggctctggttgtcacgatgacagttgAGGCAGTCCGTTTTGTGGTGACCTGTATGTTTGTCTATTCCTTTCTATTGACgtggcttttttttcttcttagttagattgtaaagttcaaaatcgcgatcgtctttctcgttagtcagtcgggtttctttgttctatgattcgCGATTGTTTCATGGGTTGATTCGTTCTTAATTGCGTTAgcataatataaattatatttgaccattcgtttcccgcgaaatcaccttttagcattatagctcgtaaagcacggtgacaaatattgtttcaacgcgattgttcaagtccttcagataactcataactcatcagtaattaattggtcgctcatcttataaaaacattaaagtataaatagtctcaggtcaactctacgtaaatgtgcagggttgttacggacggcgcggatcgcgcggatggcgcggatggcgcgtatcgcgcggatctggcgcggatttgctggctaattttgttcaggcgcggatttcgcgcggatagcaattttcataaataaaataattgagaacgatagaatttcttcaagttacaaaggaaaatattataagcaattaaataaattcaatctttttctttgagtgcaaaaacatcaatttctatgaagttgttaatgaagaaaattttcttctgaaaattattcattgtttttttcttaatacgaatcttcaaaataatcttcaaggagcgttaatttttcaaaatgtattgagatttcttatataaattttacataacattacaactcataatttttgttaacatttgcttacctggtttaaatatttttctacaaTTATTCACAtgatacatttaaattttatcttctgactcatattttaaactttttccaaaGATTTAGACATAAGGATGTACTTAAATGATTCTTAGGGTATGTTCCGATGGGATTTAacccttagattttttttgatcggTACAGGGTTCCAAAGTTTCCaaggaattttttaatataGCATACAATAAATATTGAGTGAGCATATTaattacaatttcaaaattacaaaattcgaaaaattacagaatttcaaaaagctttagatctttttagattttttaagttttttcaatcttaaatttaaattttgaaatttgtggtattaaaaattgaaagattCTGTTGCCACTCTGATTTGGGTAGAATTGGTTCTACTCCCCCcgggtggcagtgcgtggccgaatggttacgctgtccgctttgtaagcggatgattctgggtttgattcccatctgctgcaaccttccatcggatgaggaagtaaaatgtcggttccggccttggttgttaggccgttaagtcattccaggtgtaggagttgtctccatgccataagtacaaacaacacaccaaaccaagcctactccggtggaatcactggcggcggttggactcgcaatccaaaggtcgtcagttcaaacactggggtggaaggttccttggagtagaaagaggtttgggtgctctccccattcaagccttcggaatcctagattcgagcagaaacttgcaatagagaccacaaaagacccggggtcgtttttttggttctactcccaattatcaaaacatgacgaaatccacttagcaatctgctaaaatctccgtctaacattgaaaatttcagaatttacatattcaattaaacaaaaaaatagaattcataaatttaaattgccAAATCTTGCAGactcaaaaacgcaaaaagaaatatgaattctcacattgaaaaattacaaaaaaaaaattaacatggattttttaagttcttaattttttaattttttaagaaagttcttaagttattaatttataaaattatttaattatttatttattaaataattaaattatttagttattaaattaaaaaaattattaaattattaaattattaaattattaaattattaaattattaaattattaaattattaaattattaaattattaaattattaaattattaaattatttaattattaaattattaaattattaaattattaaataatttaattattaaattattaaattatttaattatcaaattattaaattattaaattattaaattattaaattattaaattattaaattattaaattattaaataattaaactattaaattattaaattattaaattattaaattattaaattattaaattattaaattattaaattattaaattattaaattattaaattattaaattattaaattattaaattattaaattattaaattattaaattattaaattattaaattattaaattattaaattattaaattattaaattattaaattattaaattattaaattattaaattattaaattattaaattattaaattattaaattattaaattattaaattattaaattattaaattattaaattattaaattattaaattattaaattattaaattattaaattattaaattattaaattattaaattattaaattattaaattattaaattattaaattattaaattattaaattattaaattattaaattattaaattattaaattattaaattattaaattattaaattattaaattattaaattattaaattattaaattattaaattattaaattattaaattattaaattattaaattattaaattattaaattattaaattattaaattattaaattattaaattattaaattattaaattattaaattattaaattattaaattattaaattattaaattatttaattatttagttatttagttattaaattattaagttattttattatttgattattaaattattaaattatttaattatttagttatttagttattaaattattaagttattttattatttgattattaaattattaaattattaaataattgtttttttgccattttcttagttcgaatcattttcggagtcatattttagtttagagAAAGTTTAAGAagaaaatttggtgaaaattatcAAGTccctatattttattatttggtaatttattttagggttttaattttttttaatttttgtatttaatttttttcctaaatttgtttttaaagcaacgatatttaaagtgttacaaaaaattgctaatattgtttcagaaatggcagaaaagattccacttggtgcaggtgggatatgaatccacaactgatcaacggatCAGTAATGCtttctgtattattcttttttcgtttaaaattttattcattatgttactctcttctatgtttgtcgcgatttttttatatggcgcggatttcgcgcggattgggttttggggtcggcgcggatctggcgcggatttttctTCGACTTtttcgtaacaaccctgaatgtgttacgctgagtataatatttcaccttttaattacacataattttgattctatccttccacagccggctgtctaagattgaatcatttatgctaaactcaacaccaaatgaccgggaatggtctcatccgcatcatccgattgtttgccttgagaatacataatacatcaccctatcaCTCAACGAAATccattgattattgggccacatcatcatcctctatgatgaatcctggccattaccctttcccactaacaaaatcccaagtagaagtagttttccggcacacgcgggggtgtggatatcgtatagaacccacccttggtagcagcctgtgctaactaacattcccgtcccatcccctcgagatctacaaactgacatggcgggcgccgttggtggccaacgactgtttcctgttAGCAACggttctagttttgatgatcgtgatgttttatcttttcagcgcattcatgcatgctgttgataagggaaacattatttgatcg
This is a stretch of genomic DNA from Culex pipiens pallens isolate TS chromosome 1, TS_CPP_V2, whole genome shotgun sequence. It encodes these proteins:
- the LOC120431637 gene encoding GPI transamidase component PIG-S-like isoform X1, producing MEEPAKDQPAEASPEQKNGKSSHSDEDTIHIYATLAFIVVIIVIGVPMWWKTTEVYRVSLPYAEIESLDAAPIKATIRMGLFVGSSRERRDILAFELRKKFENNFVFNLELEDFTLEPEVMKAAKTPAALEAAILKRYPLGLGEFVLIEWSKLGEDVLVTSERSAFISESATSLKIYQVLSSWILQEYKLKAILGSKDMQTTKGRQLRLNTAPMQPHYEVLISVINPRPDVQRVHWNARAAAENYIVPFLTELSTIANFTVKTQWAYQVEIQNSPLKQVQDDSKLRRHYAITEDVLPHVITSFEKKLGNQISNDPAIHLVVYVPPCELAPLRIYRKDGTRASADNVEAFTSAKWGGIVLANPKDETILNWLNSSEHSEVYVSSQDVMPAMLYQLRKIFDLENNIPLLDASLSPLNSIEPRAWEVDNFIRANTIYRIHSATLTLQSLIQLLGGIEYIVINDQVGAAITDAYGRITVAKRLLEENRLGEAAAEAREAYVSAERAFFDPSMLALLYFPSEQKYAIYIPLFLPIMIPVVFSFNTISKYLRKRFGKGGKDKTE
- the LOC120431637 gene encoding uncharacterized protein LOC120431637 isoform X2, with amino-acid sequence MEEPAKDQPAEASPEQKNGKSSHSDEGLKRPAEGDPVPARPVKALRLAATPSNIAINGRYQEVKFRKQFAEKWSRKEPIRGAGYELKNEPFQLGVLENFLREDADQVEVTRELEREFSEMEWRRKQMDLYEFYQTMDLCSVRKEFLAGFYRNLREKVMPLMQQLTGIKLTHVSASCSMYNAGDYLLVHDDLLTDRRIAFVYYLSPWEGHRVWTEAHGGALELFRADENLLPVFPVKDKVYPRNNQLVFFKVSEKSFHQVGEVTTFEYPRLTINGWFHGPIDPHHVPHSSIIIDTHYFAPVADEIQLSEWVNNVYLIDEVKLNIQKKVEMFSEVSLEEFLTPEIFTVMSNTLRKTPDVNWTIKGPAHLRKYEVLDFSSLKPGPLQDLYKLFTCDAMFRLLLEYTELDLSGPKAKTPTCAIELQRWQKSCYTVLGDPSSYSDCALDLLFFLNAQDNVGVVTYLVPEGDQRPSSNSAGDDDDDGDEDDPVLLTVYPKNNVLNVVYRAEGTTKFTKYVSRNVFLEQEQLQLKQQQEQRREEDKKEEGDEDEDDQQKAGHPYTYILAYTIHIYATLAFIVVIIVIGVPMWWKTTEVYRVSLPYAEIESLDAAPIKATIRMGLFVGSSRERRDILAFELRKKFENNFVFNLELEDFTLEPEVMKAAKTPAALEAAILKRYPLGLGEFVLIEWSKLGEDVLVTSERSAFISESATSLKIYQVLSSWILQEYKLKAILGSKDMQTTKGRQLRLNTAPMQPHYEVLISVINPRPDVQRVHWNARAAAENYIVPFLTELSTIANFTVKTQWAYQVEIQNSPLKQVQDDSKLRRHYAITEDVLPHVITSFEKKLGNQISNDPAIHLVVYVPPCELAPLRIYRKDGTRASADNVEAFTSAKWGGIVLANPKDETILNWLNSSEHSEVYVSSQDVMPAMLYQLRKIFDLENNIPLLDASLSPLNSIEPRAWEVDNFIRANTIYRIHSATLTLQSLIQLLGGIEYIVINDQVGAAITDAYGRITVAKRLLEENRLGEAAAEAREAYVSAERAFFDPSMLALLYFPSEQKYAIYIPLFLPIMIPVVFSFNTISKYLRKRFGKGGKDKTE